In the Clostridium beijerinckii genome, one interval contains:
- a CDS encoding S66 family peptidase has product MELFSKGDKVGIVACSNGLDKSNILKMNELGQALKELGLIPVFSDNLYKNYSVFNGSNKEKAEILMNFFIDNDIKGIFDVSGGDLANGILDHLNFETIRNNMKPFFGYSDLSVVINAIYSQTNMKTYLYQIRNLIGDRREVQVEEFKNTFMDNGSKLLTFNYEWVQGCAMEGIVVGGNLRCLLKLAGTKYMPDFKDKIIFLESLGGDVPKMFTYLTQYKQLGVFEQVKGIILGEFSEMEREKHVPNILEITKEIVGNSNIPIIKTSEIGHSKSSKCIIIGGKIKL; this is encoded by the coding sequence ATGGAATTATTTAGTAAAGGTGATAAAGTAGGAATTGTTGCTTGTTCAAATGGCTTAGATAAAAGTAATATATTAAAGATGAACGAGCTAGGACAAGCATTGAAAGAATTAGGACTTATACCTGTATTTAGTGATAATTTATATAAAAATTATTCTGTATTTAATGGGAGTAATAAAGAAAAAGCTGAAATATTAATGAATTTTTTTATAGATAATGATATTAAGGGGATTTTTGATGTATCCGGTGGAGACTTAGCTAATGGCATATTGGATCATTTGAATTTTGAAACGATAAGAAATAATATGAAACCATTTTTTGGGTATAGTGATTTGTCTGTAGTTATTAATGCTATATATTCTCAAACAAATATGAAGACTTATTTATATCAAATAAGGAATTTAATTGGTGATAGAAGAGAAGTTCAAGTGGAAGAATTTAAAAATACATTTATGGATAATGGAAGTAAACTTTTAACATTTAATTATGAATGGGTGCAAGGATGTGCTATGGAAGGAATTGTGGTAGGAGGAAATCTTCGATGTTTATTAAAACTGGCAGGTACAAAATATATGCCAGATTTTAAAGATAAAATTATTTTCTTAGAAAGTTTAGGTGGTGACGTTCCAAAGATGTTCACGTATTTGACACAATATAAACAACTGGGAGTATTTGAACAAGTTAAAGGAATAATTCTTGGTGAATTCAGTGAAATGGAAAGAGAAAAACACGTTCCAAACATTTTGGAAATTACTAAAGAGATAGTAGGAAATTCTAATATTCCAATTATAAAAACTAGTGAAATTGGTCATAGCAAAAGTTCAAAATGCATAATAATTGGAGGAAAAATAAAACTATAG
- a CDS encoding extracellular solute-binding protein, which yields MLKNFRTLSITIVMLLINSIAFTGCKIDTRDNYGLDKDNPVAVEVWHYYNGIQKIQFDKMVEEFNKSVGKDKGIIVEAFNQGSVSELTDKVIDITKKKVGAEKMPDAFMAYPDTAYEIEKLGLLSDFGKYMSENEINKYIDSYINEGKLDTEDKLTIFPLAKSTEILIVNKTDWETFSEETNADISEFNTWEGIANLAKKYYDWTDRKTEAKDDGKTFFGRDAMANYMIIGSQELGEEIFKVTNGKLEVNINEKVMRKLWDNFYVPYINGYYGAYGRFRSDDAKVGNIIALVGSTSGAGYFPDSVITNDDQNYKIESMILPLPKFKDSKVAYMPQQAAGMVMIKSDSRHEYAVTEFLKWFTESDRNAKFSIAAGYLPVKKEANHSEFIEGKINNNDVLDVPKKSQEAVLEAIDQERTYKFYASKAFNGADEARDILEKSMLEKAKIDREKVKSLLKKGISREEAIKSFNTDDNFNNWLEDLRKSINAVT from the coding sequence ATGTTAAAAAACTTTAGGACATTATCTATAACAATAGTTATGTTATTAATAAATTCTATTGCTTTTACAGGATGTAAAATTGATACAAGAGATAATTATGGTCTGGATAAGGACAATCCTGTTGCAGTGGAAGTATGGCATTATTATAATGGAATACAAAAAATACAGTTTGATAAAATGGTAGAGGAATTTAATAAAAGCGTAGGTAAAGACAAAGGAATAATTGTTGAGGCATTTAATCAAGGAAGCGTAAGTGAACTTACGGATAAGGTCATTGATATCACAAAGAAAAAAGTTGGAGCAGAAAAAATGCCAGATGCTTTTATGGCATATCCAGATACAGCTTATGAGATAGAGAAGTTAGGACTTTTATCAGACTTTGGCAAATATATGTCAGAGAATGAAATAAATAAATATATAGACAGTTACATAAATGAAGGAAAATTGGATACTGAAGATAAGCTAACTATATTTCCATTAGCTAAATCTACAGAAATTTTAATAGTAAACAAAACAGATTGGGAAACGTTTTCCGAAGAAACAAATGCAGATATAAGTGAGTTTAATACTTGGGAAGGGATCGCAAATTTAGCTAAAAAATACTATGATTGGACTGATAGAAAAACAGAAGCTAAAGATGACGGGAAAACTTTTTTCGGAAGAGATGCTATGGCAAATTACATGATAATTGGAAGTCAAGAATTGGGTGAGGAGATATTCAAGGTTACTAATGGCAAGCTAGAGGTTAATATTAATGAAAAGGTTATGAGAAAGCTATGGGATAATTTTTATGTGCCATATATAAATGGATATTACGGAGCATATGGCAGATTTCGTTCTGATGATGCAAAGGTAGGAAATATAATCGCATTAGTAGGATCTACGTCTGGAGCAGGGTATTTTCCAGATTCAGTTATAACAAATGATGATCAAAACTATAAAATTGAATCTATGATTTTACCGCTTCCTAAGTTTAAAGATTCAAAAGTTGCGTATATGCCACAGCAAGCTGCAGGTATGGTCATGATTAAATCTGACTCTAGACATGAATATGCAGTTACAGAATTTTTGAAGTGGTTTACAGAGTCTGATAGAAATGCTAAGTTTTCAATAGCAGCTGGATATTTACCTGTTAAGAAAGAAGCAAATCATAGTGAATTTATTGAGGGGAAAATTAATAATAACGATGTTTTGGATGTCCCCAAAAAGTCACAAGAAGCTGTTTTAGAAGCTATAGATCAGGAAAGAACATACAAGTTTTATGCAAGTAAAGCTTTTAATGGCGCAGATGAAGCAAGAGATATTTTAGAAAAATCTATGCTGGAAAAAGCAAAAATAGATAGAGAAAAAGTTAAATCTTTGTTGAAAAAAGGAATTTCTAGAGAAGAAGCTATAAAGAGTTTTAACACAGATGATAATTTTAATAATTGGCTTGAAGATTTAAGAAAAAGCATTAATGCAGTTACTTAA